The sequence AAGGGAAAACCGTGATGGAGATCGAGCCGAACGGCAAGGCGGCCGACGAGGTGCGCGAGCTTTACAAGTGGGCATGTAAGCATGTAAACATGCCAGCATCTAGGAAGCGGAGGGCCAGCGCATGAGCCGGGAAGCCATCATTGCTTGCATTGCGGGATCGCGAACCCGCGCCGTCGCCGGCGTCGGCCGAGCCGGAGGGCAGGGCATCCGCGCCGATCGCGCCCAGGACCGGCACGGCGACCGGCAGCGGATCGAGCAGCAGCCCGGTTGCGCCGAGCCGTCAGGGCAAGAAGGCGATGACGGGCTATTTCAGTCCGGAAATGTCGTTCGCCATGCACATGACCGCGCGCAAGCACGGCATGAGCTTGCAGGACGCGATGGCCGAGGCGTTCAACGACTGGCTTCGCAAGATGGGGGAAAGCCCTGTAGGCAAGTGAGCATGTTCACATGCAAACATCTGCGTTAGGGAATGTTCATGGCCGTTCTAATCATATCGCCATCTTCGCGCTGCCGATGCAATGGATGATTTCTCGGTCAGAGCCTCTTTCCAAACAGTGATCGGGTCTGCCCCCCGCGCGCTCGTTCTTAGTTTTACCCCTGTTCTGGCGATCTGCGTGCTGGGGCTGTTCAATATTGGAGCGATGACCCTAACGCCCAGGCCCGGCCAAGAGGGAATGGTGATTCCGTCCTTGATCTTCATAGGAAGCGGGTTTGTCGCGGCCCATATTTTCCATCTTTGGCTGATCGAGAAAACCTTGCGCCGCAACGGCGACTAAATACCAGTTGCGGGCATGTTCACATGCAAACATATTGGGGAGGGCGCATATATGTTCGTTGTCGAAAATGTTGACGATCTTTGGAATCATATAGCCTACGTACGAGGCTATGCGCCTGACGACTTTCCGTATCGGGATTTCCTCCCCGAAGATCAGCAGATGAACTTGGATCGCGCCTTTGAACTCTTGCGTCAAGGAGTGGAGGTTGCCTACCCGGAATCTGAGCATGAGACAAAGCGCGCAACGCTCAATGAAATATTGGGCCGCTCCTTTGCTGCTTATAAGGCAGGCGAAGATATTGCTGCGGGCATTTACTGAATGAGTTCGAGAGCCATATTTTCAAACGATAGCAGTCAATCCGCAAGATCATCCATTTCCGGTGTGTTCACATGTTCACATGCTTGCATGTGAACATGTCCGCTTGCCCGCATAGGGGCGAAGGTCAGCGCAGCGGCTTGCGTTCGTGCCGTTTCTTGCAGAATCCGAGGAAGGCGGCGCGGGGGCTTTTCAGTTCGGGCTTGCCCATGTCGTGCCACCACGACACCCATTCGTCACGGAGCGCATACACGTCATAGCCTGGCGCGGCCGTCTTGGCGTCGTGCATGGTTTCCGGGTCGATATAGGGCGCATCGTCGGCGATGGCGACCGGATCGGGCTTGCCCTTGAGGCCCGAGCGGTTGCGGAACAGGATAACGTCATCCTCCATCGTCACCGCATAGTCGGGG is a genomic window of Sphingopyxis sp. DBS4 containing:
- a CDS encoding ribbon-helix-helix domain-containing protein — translated: MLALRDREPAPSPASAEPEGRASAPIAPRTGTATGSGSSSSPVAPSRQGKKAMTGYFSPEMSFAMHMTARKHGMSLQDAMAEAFNDWLRKMGESPVGK